The Croceicoccus marinus genome contains a region encoding:
- a CDS encoding putative bifunctional diguanylate cyclase/phosphodiesterase, giving the protein MTNETGPGRQTILIVDDNPVNLGVVVDHLEQAGYDVLVALGGLEALDRVRFADPDLILLDVMMPDMNGFDVCRNLHGDPQYRDIPVIFMTALADVQDKVTAFAAGGVDFVSKPFQIEELLARVQTHLALRKATADLEARSRALEAEVEARRSAERLLRESEIRHRRLFESAGDAILVIDCADAMVVDANEKCAELLGLSRDRSALPFADLACFSERLSAQEVLAALREERQMKWPEWSWRQSDGEPVHAEVIGNTYEAGGRLLAQCTLRDIRVRKEAEARVRYLALHDSLTGLPNRTMLMDRLQQAIGHARSHHEQIGLLLLDLDHFKHINDSLGHFIGDELLEQVARRLRSVLTEGDIAARLGGDEFVVVATGVRGPHDAEQLARRISDNLLEPFFVQGRRLHAGASIGICLYPGDGDSPAALLQAADTAMYQAKKRGRGNHRLFSADLSMAADRWHTLSNDLHGACERNEFVLHYQPQISVETGGVIGLETLLRWHHPVQGLIAPGLFIPLLEEHGKMVEVGRWVLKQACLQNAAWQAQGHPPVRIGVNLSAQQFYRGDIVLAVREALLESGLAAEWLELELTESLTLDDTEATLRIMRELKALGVMLSLDDFGTGWSALGYLSRFPLDRIKIDRSFVRDLINDSSTAAIVNSILDLARQLNLDCVAEGVETAAQLEHLRLNRCPSIQGFFFSQGVEMQNIPALLRGTIPTAPLLDTLPQQRCA; this is encoded by the coding sequence GTGACGAACGAGACCGGGCCGGGCCGGCAGACCATCCTGATCGTCGACGACAATCCGGTAAACCTGGGCGTCGTGGTCGATCACCTTGAACAGGCGGGATACGACGTGCTTGTCGCGCTGGGCGGGCTCGAAGCGCTCGACCGGGTGCGGTTCGCCGATCCCGACCTCATCCTGCTCGACGTCATGATGCCCGACATGAACGGGTTCGACGTCTGCCGCAATCTGCACGGCGATCCGCAATATCGCGACATTCCCGTGATCTTCATGACCGCCCTTGCCGACGTGCAGGACAAGGTCACCGCGTTCGCGGCGGGCGGCGTCGATTTCGTCAGCAAGCCCTTTCAGATCGAGGAACTGCTCGCCCGCGTCCAGACGCATCTGGCGCTGCGCAAGGCCACGGCCGATCTGGAAGCGCGCAGCCGCGCGCTCGAGGCCGAGGTGGAAGCCCGCCGCTCTGCCGAACGCCTGCTGCGCGAATCCGAGATCAGGCATCGCCGCCTGTTCGAATCCGCAGGCGACGCGATCCTTGTCATCGACTGCGCGGACGCGATGGTCGTCGACGCCAACGAGAAATGCGCCGAGCTTCTCGGCCTGTCCCGCGATCGCAGCGCCCTGCCTTTCGCCGACCTCGCCTGCTTTTCCGAAAGGCTGAGCGCGCAGGAAGTCCTGGCCGCCCTGCGCGAGGAGCGGCAGATGAAATGGCCCGAATGGTCCTGGCGGCAATCCGACGGCGAGCCGGTCCATGCCGAGGTGATCGGAAATACCTATGAAGCCGGTGGCCGGCTGCTTGCCCAGTGCACCCTGCGCGACATCCGTGTCCGCAAGGAGGCGGAGGCGCGGGTGCGCTATCTGGCGCTGCACGATTCGTTGACCGGTCTGCCCAACCGCACCATGCTGATGGACCGCTTGCAGCAGGCGATCGGCCACGCGCGCAGCCATCACGAGCAGATCGGGCTGCTGCTGCTCGACCTCGACCATTTCAAGCATATCAACGACAGCCTGGGCCACTTCATCGGCGACGAACTGCTCGAACAGGTCGCCCGCCGCCTCCGTTCCGTGCTGACCGAAGGCGACATCGCCGCGCGTCTGGGCGGCGACGAGTTCGTCGTCGTCGCAACCGGCGTACGCGGCCCGCATGATGCGGAGCAGCTGGCACGGCGCATTTCCGACAATCTGCTCGAACCCTTCTTCGTCCAGGGCCGCCGCCTCCACGCGGGGGCGAGCATCGGCATCTGCCTCTATCCCGGCGACGGGGACAGCCCGGCGGCACTGCTGCAGGCTGCCGACACCGCCATGTACCAGGCCAAGAAGCGGGGCCGCGGCAATCATCGCCTGTTCAGCGCGGATCTCAGCATGGCGGCGGACCGCTGGCACACGCTGTCGAACGATCTGCACGGCGCGTGTGAGCGCAATGAGTTCGTGCTGCACTACCAGCCGCAGATCTCGGTAGAGACTGGCGGGGTCATCGGGCTCGAGACATTGCTCCGCTGGCACCACCCGGTCCAGGGCCTGATCGCGCCCGGCCTGTTCATCCCCCTGCTCGAGGAACACGGCAAGATGGTCGAGGTGGGACGCTGGGTGCTGAAGCAGGCATGCCTGCAGAACGCGGCGTGGCAGGCGCAGGGGCATCCCCCGGTCCGGATCGGCGTCAACCTGTCCGCCCAGCAGTTCTATCGCGGCGACATCGTGCTGGCGGTCAGGGAAGCGCTGCTGGAATCGGGCCTCGCGGCCGAATGGCTTGAGCTTGAGCTGACCGAAAGCCTGACCCTCGACGATACCGAGGCGACGCTTCGCATCATGCGCGAATTGAAGGCGCTGGGCGTCATGCTCTCGCTCGACGATTTCGGCACCGGCTGGTCGGCGCTCGGCTATCTGAGCCGCTTTCCGCTGGACCGGATCAAGATCGACCGATCGTTCGTGCGCGACCTGATCAACGATTCCAGCACGGCGGCCATCGTGAACAGCATCCTCGACCTTGCCCGCCAGCTCAACCTGGACTGCGTGGCCGAGGGTGTCGAAACCGCCGCCCAGCTCGAGCATCTGCGCCTGAACCGCTGTCCCAGCATCCAGGGCTTCTTCTTCAGCCAGGGGGTGGAAATGCAGAATATCCCCGCCCTGCTGCGCGGCACGATCCCCACCGCGCCGCTGCTGGATACGCTTCCGCAGCAGCGCTGCGCCTGA
- a CDS encoding metallophosphoesterase family protein has translation MKIAVPSDIHGNIAALEAVLAHAAGFAPDRIVNLGDICSGALWPAETADRLMALDLPTIRGNHERQVLDGDVARMGPSDRHSRMSPGQDHLAWLAGPPPTLRLSDDVLLVHGTLASDLDYFLETVTPTGVRAAMPQEVTQRAGDARAELILCGHTHVPRAAQLADGRLIVNPGSVGLPAYDDIHPFPHAIENGSPHARYATVTRERGGWQVSFHLVRYDWERTARYAEENGRADWARALRSGHA, from the coding sequence ATGAAGATCGCAGTACCCTCCGACATACACGGCAACATTGCCGCGCTCGAAGCCGTGCTGGCGCACGCTGCGGGTTTCGCGCCCGACCGGATCGTCAATCTGGGCGATATCTGTTCGGGCGCGCTCTGGCCGGCCGAGACGGCGGACCGCCTGATGGCGCTGGACCTGCCGACGATCCGCGGCAATCACGAGCGCCAGGTCCTGGACGGCGATGTGGCCCGCATGGGGCCGTCGGACCGCCATTCCAGAATGTCGCCTGGACAGGACCATCTGGCATGGCTGGCTGGCCCGCCGCCGACCCTGCGGCTTTCGGACGATGTTCTGCTGGTGCATGGCACGCTGGCCAGCGACCTCGACTATTTCCTCGAGACCGTCACGCCGACCGGCGTGCGGGCAGCAATGCCGCAGGAAGTCACGCAGCGGGCCGGCGATGCCCGCGCAGAGCTGATCCTGTGCGGCCATACCCATGTTCCGCGCGCGGCGCAGCTTGCCGACGGGCGGCTGATCGTCAATCCCGGCAGCGTAGGCCTGCCCGCCTATGACGACATCCACCCCTTCCCCCACGCGATCGAGAATGGATCGCCGCATGCCCGCTATGCGACGGTGACCAGGGAGCGCGGCGGCTGGCAGGTAAGCTTCCACCTCGTGCGCTATGACTGGGAACGAACGGCCCGCTATGCCGAGGAAAACGGCCGTGCCGACTGGGCCAGGGCGCTGCGCAGCGGTCATGCCTGA
- a CDS encoding mechanosensitive ion channel family protein produces MAIRLLTAILVLLGLLMAAPSQALAQFRVPEAPDTAAETADPLERETPRSAVTALISALAKQDYDLAGNYFALDDDDPAEGARLARALQASLDAGGQLVPFAELSNEPAGAIQDGLAPDLERIGTLGGTEQVPILLSRSQPSTAGEAEPEPAPEPQGVWRISEETIADLEGAGQLTEPLPQGNLLIAGAPLTDWAKLFGLLLAVFLLFYLLSAAILWALRRMVSDPEDNSLYRFLYAALPPFSLLLAVVSFRVWGSEAPVAIVARQVMLRYIGILAWLALAWFAIRLVDAIARKLTSRLDARERRQAASAVSLARRASKLMIIAIAVVAILDTVGINITTGLAALGIGGIALALGAQKTIENLVGSVTVVADRPIQVGDFCQVGDVLGTVEDIGIRSTRIRTLERTIVTIPNGDFSSLQIENYSQRDRFLFRPVIGLEYGITAAQLRQALAIIEDVLAQHPLVAEDPRRARLDKFGASSLDIEVFAYIEVSDYVESLDHRQDLLMTIFEKLEEAGLSIAYPTQTLYLRRDAGRD; encoded by the coding sequence ATGGCCATACGCTTGCTGACCGCGATCCTCGTTCTGCTGGGACTGCTCATGGCTGCGCCCTCGCAGGCGCTTGCCCAGTTCCGGGTGCCCGAAGCGCCCGATACTGCCGCCGAAACCGCCGACCCGCTGGAGCGGGAGACGCCGCGCTCGGCGGTAACCGCCCTCATCAGCGCCCTGGCCAAGCAGGATTACGATCTTGCGGGCAATTATTTCGCACTCGACGATGACGACCCCGCAGAAGGCGCCCGGCTGGCGCGCGCGCTGCAGGCCTCGCTAGACGCCGGGGGACAGCTGGTGCCGTTCGCGGAACTGTCGAACGAACCGGCGGGCGCGATCCAGGACGGGCTGGCACCCGATCTGGAACGGATCGGCACGCTGGGCGGCACCGAGCAGGTACCGATCCTGCTGTCCCGGTCGCAGCCATCGACCGCAGGGGAAGCAGAACCCGAACCCGCGCCCGAACCGCAAGGCGTATGGCGCATCTCCGAAGAGACGATAGCCGACCTTGAAGGGGCCGGCCAGCTCACAGAGCCCCTGCCCCAAGGCAATCTGCTGATCGCCGGTGCGCCGCTGACCGACTGGGCCAAGCTGTTCGGGCTGCTGCTGGCGGTGTTCTTGCTGTTCTACCTGCTGTCCGCCGCGATCCTGTGGGCGCTGCGCCGCATGGTCTCGGATCCCGAGGATAACAGCCTCTACCGCTTCCTCTATGCGGCTCTGCCCCCGTTCAGCCTGTTGCTTGCGGTCGTGTCGTTCAGGGTGTGGGGCAGCGAGGCACCGGTCGCGATCGTCGCCCGCCAGGTCATGCTGCGCTATATCGGCATCCTTGCCTGGCTTGCGCTGGCGTGGTTCGCGATCCGGCTGGTCGATGCCATCGCGCGCAAGCTGACCAGCAGGCTGGACGCGCGCGAGCGGCGCCAGGCGGCATCGGCGGTCAGCCTGGCCCGGCGGGCAAGCAAGCTGATGATCATCGCGATCGCGGTGGTGGCGATCCTCGACACGGTGGGCATCAATATCACCACCGGGCTGGCGGCGCTGGGCATCGGCGGCATCGCGCTGGCGCTGGGCGCGCAGAAGACGATCGAGAACCTGGTCGGCAGCGTCACCGTGGTGGCGGACCGGCCCATCCAGGTCGGCGATTTCTGCCAGGTAGGCGACGTGCTTGGCACGGTGGAGGACATCGGCATACGCTCGACCCGCATCCGCACGCTGGAACGCACGATCGTGACGATCCCCAATGGCGATTTCTCCTCCCTCCAGATCGAGAATTATTCGCAGCGCGACCGCTTCCTGTTCAGGCCGGTCATCGGGCTGGAATACGGCATCACCGCCGCGCAATTGCGGCAGGCCCTTGCGATCATAGAGGACGTGCTGGCCCAGCACCCGCTGGTCGCCGAGGATCCGCGCCGCGCCCGGCTGGACAAGTTCGGCGCAAGCTCGCTCGACATCGAGGTCTTCGCCTATATCGAGGTGTCGGATTATGTCGAAAGCCTCGATCACCGGCAGGACCTGCTGATGACGATCTTCGAGAAGCTGGAAGAGGCCGGGCTGTCGATCGCCTATCCGACGCAGACGCTCTACCTGCGCCGAGACGCTGGGCGGGATTAG
- a CDS encoding tRNA (cytidine(34)-2'-O)-methyltransferase → MRIALFEPEIAGNVGAVLRLCACLGTPVDLIEPMGFAWDDRRVRRTAMDYIDHVEFTRHAGFEPFRASLGRQRLVLFTTKTRESAYDFRFRPDDVLLFGKESAGVPPSVAEACDARIRIPMRAEVRSMNLATTAALALGEALRQTAGLPG, encoded by the coding sequence ATGCGAATAGCCCTCTTCGAACCCGAGATTGCCGGGAATGTCGGCGCGGTCCTGCGCCTATGCGCCTGCCTTGGGACACCGGTGGACCTGATAGAGCCGATGGGCTTCGCGTGGGACGATCGGCGGGTACGGCGCACGGCCATGGATTACATCGACCATGTCGAATTCACGCGGCACGCCGGTTTCGAACCCTTCAGGGCATCGCTCGGCAGGCAGAGGCTGGTGCTGTTCACGACCAAAACCCGCGAATCCGCCTACGACTTCCGGTTTCGCCCCGACGACGTGTTGCTGTTCGGCAAGGAAAGCGCAGGTGTCCCGCCATCCGTGGCCGAGGCCTGCGATGCGCGCATCCGCATCCCGATGCGCGCCGAGGTGCGGTCGATGAACCTTGCGACCACGGCGGCCCTGGCGCTGGGCGAGGCCTTGCGGCAGACGGCAGGCCTGCCGGGCTGA
- a CDS encoding mechanosensitive ion channel family protein, giving the protein MQFQLPPGFYTSDTIASLALILTLMAVRVIAGRALRRRDNLTETVARRWSANVRNVLVLVAVIGLIMIWAPQLRTFALSLTAVAVAIVVATKELILCFSGAAFRTFTRAFSVGDIVEIGSSKGEVVDLYLLALRLREFDERDGSIAPTGRTLILPYSLLFSSPAKVLPHAAIGLTHSFTMTFDPDVDIFALRQQLEDVAARALEGAGQRAVPGTGGPPPQSRLRFRTSDIGKYRVEVSIAGCTQPRQAENAVACAIGSFVHSRIGSADKEQSSAASGA; this is encoded by the coding sequence ATGCAGTTCCAGCTTCCGCCCGGTTTCTACACCTCCGACACGATCGCCTCGCTCGCGCTGATCCTGACCCTGATGGCGGTGCGGGTGATCGCGGGCCGCGCGCTGCGGCGGCGCGACAATCTGACCGAGACCGTGGCCCGGCGCTGGTCGGCCAATGTGCGCAACGTGCTGGTGCTGGTCGCGGTGATCGGCCTGATCATGATCTGGGCCCCGCAATTGCGGACCTTCGCGCTGTCGCTGACCGCCGTTGCGGTGGCGATCGTGGTGGCGACCAAGGAACTGATCCTGTGCTTTTCCGGCGCGGCGTTCCGGACCTTCACCCGCGCCTTTTCGGTGGGAGACATCGTCGAGATCGGATCGTCCAAGGGCGAGGTCGTCGATCTCTACCTGCTGGCCCTGCGGCTGAGGGAATTCGACGAGCGCGACGGATCGATCGCGCCCACGGGGCGGACGCTGATCCTGCCCTACAGCCTGCTGTTCTCCTCGCCCGCCAAGGTGCTGCCGCATGCCGCGATCGGGCTGACCCACAGCTTCACCATGACCTTCGATCCCGACGTCGACATCTTCGCCCTGCGGCAGCAGCTTGAGGATGTCGCCGCCCGCGCGCTGGAAGGGGCCGGGCAGCGCGCCGTGCCCGGTACCGGCGGTCCGCCCCCGCAAAGCCGGCTGCGCTTCCGCACCAGCGATATCGGCAAGTACCGCGTGGAAGTCAGCATCGCCGGATGCACCCAGCCCCGGCAGGCTGAAAACGCAGTGGCCTGCGCGATCGGATCGTTCGTCCATTCACGCATCGGGTCGGCCGACAAGGAACAGTCATCCGCGGCTTCCGGGGCCTGA
- a CDS encoding response regulator transcription factor, with the protein MQTILVADDEPLMRDLLEFRLSQRDYRPVTANDGREALARLEDSDPDAVVLDAMMPVHDGFEVLRRMRASARHANTPVIMLTARRAEKDIVGALEIGANDYLVKPFMPEELLARLARLLKNG; encoded by the coding sequence ATGCAGACCATCCTTGTCGCCGACGACGAACCGCTCATGCGCGACCTCCTCGAATTCCGTCTTTCGCAGCGCGATTACCGCCCGGTAACCGCGAACGACGGGCGCGAGGCGTTGGCAAGGCTGGAGGATTCGGATCCCGATGCGGTTGTGCTCGATGCGATGATGCCGGTGCATGACGGGTTCGAGGTTCTGCGCCGCATGCGCGCCTCCGCCCGCCATGCCAATACGCCCGTCATCATGCTGACCGCCCGCCGCGCCGAAAAGGACATCGTCGGCGCGCTGGAGATCGGTGCGAACGACTACCTCGTCAAACCCTTCATGCCAGAGGAACTGCTGGCCCGACTCGCCCGGCTGTTGAAGAACGGCTGA
- a CDS encoding YaiO family outer membrane beta-barrel protein has translation MRRPLAAVMAAVAALAVQAAPALAQDSVYDRAVAARLAGDPARAISLLQPWLAAHPGDADALVQYGYALLALGEYDRAEQAFADTLSLAPDYADAREGMALAAARRSNGTAARRSFILAEGALSDLDRGQRDWHELGLAASLTAGERSTLDLRGNWYERFGIRDSEFGALLTHRAGQDLWLRVGGSFAPDADFRPEVGASAGLDYRFAHHSVASIDAGWQQFPAQTIWTLRPGFTQYLGGGQYSVTLQASAAAASRRDVLVGASVRGDYFAGDRTRFFAGAASGPETDLGIVRQTTSLFFGGEVALGGDVSLLGSAGREWSGIGADRSEARIGLKLLL, from the coding sequence ATGCGCCGCCCCCTCGCCGCCGTGATGGCGGCCGTCGCTGCGCTTGCGGTCCAGGCCGCCCCCGCCCTCGCGCAGGACAGCGTGTACGACCGCGCCGTGGCCGCGCGGCTGGCGGGCGATCCGGCGCGGGCCATCTCGCTGCTGCAACCCTGGCTGGCCGCGCATCCCGGCGATGCCGACGCGCTGGTTCAGTACGGCTATGCCCTGCTGGCGCTTGGCGAATACGACCGGGCGGAGCAGGCCTTTGCCGACACGTTATCCCTCGCCCCCGATTACGCCGATGCCCGCGAGGGCATGGCGCTAGCCGCCGCGCGCCGGTCCAATGGCACTGCCGCGCGCCGCAGCTTCATCCTGGCCGAAGGCGCCCTCAGCGATCTCGACCGCGGTCAGCGTGACTGGCACGAGCTGGGCCTCGCCGCCTCGCTAACCGCTGGAGAGCGCAGCACGCTCGACCTGCGCGGCAACTGGTACGAACGCTTCGGCATTCGCGACAGCGAGTTCGGCGCATTGCTGACGCACCGCGCGGGACAGGATCTGTGGCTCAGGGTCGGAGGTTCCTTTGCGCCCGACGCCGATTTCCGGCCCGAGGTCGGGGCGAGCGCGGGCCTCGACTATCGCTTCGCGCACCATAGCGTCGCGAGCATCGACGCCGGCTGGCAGCAGTTTCCCGCGCAGACCATCTGGACCCTGCGGCCCGGCTTCACCCAATATCTCGGCGGCGGCCAATATTCCGTCACCCTGCAGGCAAGCGCCGCGGCGGCAAGCCGGCGCGACGTGCTGGTAGGTGCCAGCGTGCGGGGCGATTATTTCGCCGGCGACCGCACGCGGTTCTTCGCGGGCGCTGCGTCTGGGCCGGAAACCGACCTCGGCATCGTGCGCCAGACGACCAGCCTGTTCTTCGGCGGCGAAGTCGCGCTGGGCGGCGATGTCTCGCTGCTCGGCAGCGCGGGACGTGAATGGAGCGGCATCGGCGCAGACCGCAGCGAAGCCCGCATCGGACTGAAGCTGCTGCTGTGA
- a CDS encoding HEAT repeat domain-containing protein: MTALLTLWYLSLALCVLAVLAVLALLAARVAAGRFTGRREDARRRLLPVMLGGDPDHLQRLYGTDLAVAADLTGELAEMTRGSERDALLARAAALGVTDLLLRRLRSWSPQVRLHAVEALAQFPGGHDYSMVALDDCNPDVRLGAALALAQCGTSPDPLTVVGKLKAGEEEHSLLLVSLMRDLADADSEAVASLMFDDNLSHRVKFAALEALSDRGGEYAPLLAYMVRETAQHPEWQPRLFRALGRTGHPAGAEAIVAGLHDANWIVRSAAAEAAGRARLAQAADRLAAMLCDDHFWVRYRVSEALLRLGPRGIATLRAASESRNPVVSAAASKMLAEGKAA; this comes from the coding sequence GTGACGGCGCTGCTGACCCTGTGGTACCTGTCCCTTGCCTTGTGCGTGCTGGCAGTGCTGGCGGTGCTCGCGCTGCTGGCGGCGCGCGTGGCGGCGGGGCGCTTTACCGGACGGCGCGAGGATGCGCGCCGCCGCCTGCTGCCGGTGATGCTGGGCGGCGATCCCGACCATCTGCAGCGATTGTACGGTACCGATCTGGCAGTTGCCGCCGACCTTACCGGCGAACTGGCCGAGATGACGCGCGGCAGCGAACGCGATGCCCTGCTGGCCCGCGCGGCGGCGCTGGGCGTGACCGACCTGCTGCTGCGCCGCCTGCGTTCGTGGTCGCCGCAGGTGAGGCTGCACGCGGTGGAAGCGCTGGCACAGTTTCCCGGCGGCCATGATTACAGCATGGTCGCGCTCGACGACTGCAATCCCGATGTCCGCCTTGGCGCAGCGCTGGCATTGGCGCAATGCGGCACGTCGCCCGATCCGCTGACCGTCGTGGGCAAGCTCAAGGCGGGCGAGGAGGAGCATTCGCTGCTGCTCGTCTCGCTGATGCGAGACCTGGCCGACGCCGATTCCGAAGCGGTCGCCAGCCTGATGTTCGACGATAACCTGTCGCACCGCGTGAAATTCGCGGCGCTCGAGGCTTTGTCGGATCGCGGCGGCGAATATGCACCGCTGCTCGCCTATATGGTGCGCGAAACCGCGCAGCATCCGGAATGGCAGCCCCGCCTGTTTCGCGCCCTGGGCCGCACCGGCCACCCAGCCGGGGCCGAGGCGATCGTCGCCGGGCTTCATGACGCGAACTGGATCGTGCGCTCCGCTGCGGCCGAGGCGGCGGGCCGGGCCAGGCTGGCGCAGGCCGCCGACCGGCTGGCCGCGATGCTGTGCGACGACCATTTCTGGGTGCGCTACCGCGTCAGCGAGGCGCTGCTGCGACTGGGCCCGCGCGGCATCGCCACGCTGCGCGCCGCAAGCGAAAGCCGCAATCCCGTCGTCAGCGCGGCGGCATCGAAAATGCTGGCCGAGGGGAAAGCCGCGTGA
- a CDS encoding glycosyltransferase family 2 protein translates to MTALALADPSDWMVASAEGIALVVIVTGLLQTMFCFVLLLYAAAALGTRSPVHRSATLWRRYSDQAPAISVLAPAYNEELSIVESTRSLLALQYPDFEVIVINDGSKDGTLARMTGEFGLTQVDRFVDWSVDHAPIRGFYASPRFPRLLVVDKENGGKADALNAGINCSRTALFCAIDADSVLESDALLRVVRPFVDEPELTIAAGGTIRIANGCKVDSGRISAIALPRNFLALVQIVEYLRAFLMARVGLGKMQALTVISGAFGLFRRRHVVEVGGYSHGTVGEDMELVIKLHRLMREQKQDYRIEFVAEPVCWTECPDSLAVLGRQRARWQRGALECFAKHRVMLFNPLYGRIGMVGFGHILLVDVLGPLLEVLGYVLVPLLWGLGLLALPWLLAFLAVTFMLGVFLSVATLVLEEIQLRRFPKARELAILAVIAVAENFGYRQLSNIWRLQGWWQFMRKQQGWGAMTRKGFAAA, encoded by the coding sequence GTGACGGCCCTAGCCCTCGCCGATCCGTCCGACTGGATGGTCGCCTCTGCCGAGGGGATCGCGCTGGTCGTGATCGTCACCGGCCTGCTGCAGACGATGTTCTGCTTCGTGCTGCTGCTCTATGCCGCGGCGGCGCTGGGCACGCGTTCGCCCGTTCATCGCAGCGCGACCCTGTGGCGCCGCTATTCGGACCAGGCGCCCGCGATCTCGGTCCTCGCCCCCGCTTATAACGAAGAGCTTTCCATCGTCGAGAGCACGCGCAGCCTGCTGGCGCTGCAATATCCGGATTTCGAGGTGATCGTGATCAACGACGGGTCGAAGGACGGCACGCTGGCGCGCATGACCGGCGAATTCGGCCTGACGCAGGTGGACCGCTTCGTCGACTGGAGCGTCGATCACGCGCCGATCCGCGGTTTCTATGCCTCTCCGCGCTTTCCCCGGCTGCTGGTGGTGGACAAGGAAAACGGCGGCAAGGCCGACGCGCTGAACGCGGGCATCAATTGCAGCCGCACCGCGCTGTTCTGCGCGATCGATGCCGACTCGGTACTGGAATCCGATGCGCTGCTGCGCGTGGTGCGCCCCTTCGTGGACGAGCCCGAACTGACCATCGCGGCGGGCGGCACGATCCGCATCGCCAATGGCTGCAAGGTGGATTCCGGCCGGATCAGCGCCATCGCGCTGCCGCGCAATTTCCTCGCGCTGGTGCAGATCGTCGAATATCTGCGCGCGTTCCTGATGGCGCGTGTCGGGCTGGGCAAGATGCAGGCGCTGACGGTCATATCGGGCGCGTTCGGCCTTTTCCGCCGCCGCCACGTGGTCGAGGTCGGCGGCTATAGCCACGGCACGGTGGGCGAGGACATGGAGCTGGTCATCAAGCTGCACCGCCTGATGCGCGAGCAGAAGCAGGATTATCGCATCGAGTTCGTGGCCGAACCGGTCTGCTGGACCGAATGCCCCGACAGCCTTGCCGTGCTGGGCCGCCAGCGCGCACGCTGGCAGCGCGGGGCGCTGGAATGTTTCGCCAAGCACCGGGTGATGCTGTTCAACCCGCTCTATGGCCGGATCGGCATGGTGGGCTTCGGCCACATCCTGCTGGTCGACGTACTGGGCCCGCTGCTGGAAGTGCTGGGCTATGTGCTGGTACCGCTGCTTTGGGGGCTGGGGCTGCTGGCGCTGCCGTGGTTGCTTGCGTTCCTGGCGGTGACCTTCATGCTGGGCGTGTTCCTGTCGGTCGCCACGCTGGTGCTGGAAGAAATCCAGCTGCGCCGCTTCCCCAAGGCGCGCGAGCTGGCGATACTGGCCGTGATCGCGGTGGCCGAGAACTTCGGCTATCGCCAGCTGTCGAATATCTGGCGCCTGCAGGGATGGTGGCAGTTCATGCGCAAGCAGCAGGGCTGGGGCGCGATGACGCGCAAGGGTTTCGCGGCCGCCTAG
- a CDS encoding Hpt domain-containing protein, which translates to MSETLQARMTQLAARFAASAGEYRRAVAQAVADADRPAIVLHAHRLAGIAPMLGHPAIGDAAARLEESAEAGDYAADAAMLDLLLARLDG; encoded by the coding sequence GTGAGCGAGACTTTGCAGGCCCGCATGACGCAGCTGGCGGCGCGGTTCGCGGCCAGCGCGGGCGAATACCGCCGCGCGGTCGCCCAGGCCGTGGCAGACGCCGATCGTCCCGCCATCGTCCTCCATGCCCACCGCCTGGCCGGCATCGCCCCGATGCTGGGGCATCCCGCCATCGGCGATGCTGCGGCCCGGCTGGAGGAAAGCGCCGAGGCGGGCGATTACGCGGCGGATGCGGCCATGCTCGACCTTTTGCTGGCGCGGCTGGACGGCTAG
- a CDS encoding response regulator, which yields MRVLYIDDESDIREIAEIALGLDPEMEIRTAASAADALAVMEEWLPDLALLDVMMPHIDGPALLSRLRTMDRYRTLPVIFITARAQRSELHNFATMDAIGVIAKPFDPMTLAARVREIAG from the coding sequence ATGCGCGTGCTCTATATCGATGACGAAAGCGACATCCGCGAAATTGCCGAGATCGCGCTGGGCCTCGATCCCGAAATGGAGATCCGTACCGCGGCATCGGCGGCGGATGCGCTGGCTGTGATGGAGGAATGGCTGCCCGACCTTGCCCTGCTCGACGTGATGATGCCGCACATAGACGGGCCGGCGCTGCTTTCGCGGTTGCGGACGATGGATCGCTACAGGACGCTGCCGGTGATCTTCATCACGGCGCGCGCCCAGCGCAGCGAATTGCACAATTTTGCGACGATGGATGCGATCGGCGTGATCGCCAAGCCCTTCGATCCGATGACCCTGGCCGCGCGCGTGCGCGAGATTGCCGGGTGA